The nucleotide sequence GCAGAAATAAAGAAGATGCATTCGTACGAGTGCCCGGCAATCATCGTGATTGACGCAAAGGCGAACAAAGAATTTGAGAAATGGGTTAGTAAATCAACGTCCCGTTAAACTCCTTTTCCCGCAGCAGATTGTCAAGTTCTTTCATTGAGGGGCCAATCATCGCCACTTTTATTTTTCGTTCAGCGGCATACTTGCTTGCCACCGGATCAAACGGCGCGTGAATGCCCGGCTTCCAAGTGGGGCCCACAATTTTTAAGAAATCCTTCCATTCAATCTTTCTAATCTTTTTTGCGTTCTTGTATCTGTGCGGGTCTTTGTCATACACATAATTAACATTTGACATGTTGATGATGCGGTAACAATCAAGATACTGTGCCAAATAAACTGCATCCATATCAGTGCTGCATCCTGGCTCCCAGCCGCCTGCAACAATAATGCGATGGTCAGTGTCCGGCGGCTGTGTCGGATTGTCCAGCACGCGCTTGTAGGCAATGGAGGAAAATAATCCGCGCACCAGTTCAGCATTGAGTTTCGTTGCGGCAATGCCAATCCAGTCAAGGTCTTTTTGCGTCATCGGGCAGAGTTTTTTTGCCGTCTGCTGGTATTCCCGCGCAACGGTTCCGCCGCCGCAGATGATGACGAATTTTTTGTCCTTGTGGTGCAAAACCACTTTTGCAAATTTTTTCAGAAACGCGATGTCCGGCTTTCCCGGATTGATGAGCGAGCCGCCGAGCGAGATGATGAATGTTTGCATGAACAGAATTATAGCGTACTGATTTTATTAAGTTTGTTGTTTTAGTCTTTCATCAGTATCTCAATGAATGCAGCGAATGCCGGCCGTGCAATCAAGACACCCATAGTGATGCCGACGATGGTCGTAAACGCAAAGCCCTTGATGAGTCCCGCGCCTGCAAATAAAAGGGGGATCATGGCAACCAGCATGGTGAAATACGTTCCCATAATAATAAAGAATGCGCTTCTGATACGCACGCGCCAGTCATACGCTTCAACCATTTTCTTGCCCTTCAACAGTTCATCAACAATGACAATCTGGTGGTCAACACCAGTTCCCGCAGCAATAATAATGCCTGCAATGGCGGAAATGTCAAGATTCCAGCCAACGACGGCGGCAAAGCCCATCAGCAGCACGATTTCTGAAATCATAGTAACCATAATAGGAATTGAAATCTTGATTTTTCGATAGCGGAGGAACACCACTACACCCACCGCAACTATTGCCAGCATGCCGACAAACAATGAATTTTTTATAAATCCCTCACCCAGTGAGGGTGAGATTGTGTCAATCTTGACCGTTTCAAGCTTTACCGGAAGACTTCCGGTAATAAGAATGGTCTGGAGCCGCTTCATGCTTGCCAGTGATTCAGTGAGTGCTCCTTCACGCGTGGTGCCCGAGCCACTGCCGCTGATTGAAATGTCAGTCACCGCGCGGCCCTGCAGCTCTGCGCCAATGTTCAGCTCGTCCACTTTTTCATCATCAAGATACAAATCAAGCTTTTGCTCAAGATACTTTTCGCCGTTGTCAGTCACAACTTTGAGCCCGTTGGTTATCTGCGCGTGTTTTTCTGCCGCTTCCGGCGTCAGCGAGATGGAGAACCTGAATCGGCACACTTCCATGCTACCGGTTTCCGTTGCTGCTTTGCCGCAGCCTGCTTGCGGGTCAATGCCTGCACATTCTGCGCTTCTGCACACATAGGTAATATCTTTTCCACCGACAAACGCCACCGTATCGCCGATTTTTGCCTCAAATTTTCCTTGTTTGCCGACAAGGTTCTTGACCTCTTCCTCGGTCGCGCCGGCGATTTCAATAAGAATATACTGGTTGCCGCTTAAGTCGGTTGTTTTGCGGATGATGACATCGCTCAAGCCGTACACATTCAGGCGCTGCTTCATGCCCTCAATCAGCGTGTCCATATCGTCGAAGCTCAACTCCTTTTCCGGCTTCAGGAGCACTCGGGTGCCGCCCTGCAGATCAAGCCCCTTGCGCAGGTTTGTTGTTGGCGCCGGATACACTTTAATGCCAATGTCTTCAGCAACTGGGTTGGTGGCATTTTTTGGCACCGACACTGTTTTTTGCACGACGGTGGTCATGTTTTGGAGCGTTCCATTGACTGTTTCTTCAGTCGTGACCGTTTCATTGACCGTGCGTTGTTCGCTTTCCTGCTGAACCGTAAGCCGGTACGTCCGCTGATCCGTGCGAATCAGGAGGGTATCGTTGAGCTTGAGGTCTTGTATCACATCATAATAATCATCAACATCTTTTATCGGTATGTTGTTGATTGACGCAATGACTTCCCGTGATGTTGGCGTTGCAGTTGACTTCGGGCTTTCCATGCCCGCCTTGAATGCGGCGCTGTCCTTTATGACTGTTCTGATAGCAACCCCTTCAACCCACGGCTGCGGTGAAATTGCGACGAGCGCAAAGACTAAGAAAATAAGCCAGATGATGATGCGCGTGTTCTTGAATGTTCTGCCGAGTTTTCCCATAGTTTAGTTCACACTGTTTGTTGTTGTTTTTCTTTCCGCTCAACATACCACCGGAGCAGCCCCGTGTTTTGAATCCAGGTGAATACCGTATCCACACAGATGCCGATGAAGATTATAGTCATAATCTGCTTGAGCACGTCTGAATCAGAGGCAAGCAATCCGACAATTACTGCGGTTGCTGTTGTTGCCGTTGTCGTCAGTCCGGTTTTGATGGCGCTGTAGATGCTCTCCATCACGCTCCCTTCTCGATGCAGTACTCGCGCGGCAAGCAGGATGTCCGAGTCAACCGAATAACCAACCAGCATGAGCAGCGCGGCAATGCCGCCGGTGGAAAGCTTGATGCCCAGAATGTTCAGGATAGCAATCGTCACCACAATGTCAGCAAAAGCAACTGAAATAACCGCGAGCGAAGGAATGAGAATCCTAAAATACAAGAGCACAACAATCGCCATGAAAACGAAGGCCAGTATCAACGCGGTAAAGGTTTGCTTGAAAAAGCTTGCACCAAGGCTGGAGCCGATAATTTCTGTGCTGTAGCCGTCTTTTTCCAGATTCAACTCCTGTGCAACGCGGTTGACAAATTCTTGCACCTGTGCTTCTTCAGTCACGTCCGCTTCAATAATCAGCCCGGTTTTTTTACCGGCGCTGCTAATCGCTTTTATTTCAATATCATTGGCAGGGAACGTGGTTGCTAACAGGTTTTTGAGCGTGTCTACATCGTGCGCTGTTGCCGGTATCGTCATGGTTACGCCGCCCTTGATGGAAACCCCTTTATGCAAGAAGTCACCAGTGGTGGCAGTCTGCACGCCAATCTGCACGAGCGCGAGGATGAGAATGATGAGCGGAATCCAGAGGAGTTTTTTGTACTGATCTTCATAGATGCGCTGATACCATGGGCGGTGGTCAAGAGCATGAGGTCGGGGATCGGGAGCAGACGATTCGTGTACTTTTACCGGTTCTTTTTTTCCCTGTTTGACTTCACGCAGTCGTGCCCGGTCGCGCCGCATTTTTTTCTTAGAAACAAACGGAGAAGAAGCAGTATCAACCGCTGACTGCCCTGATTGCCCATCTTCGTCTGCCATAGCCCGCCAAAACAAGGGCTGGTTTATAAAGCTTTTCGGAAGATATATATACCTTTTTATCAGCTACATTTCTATGGTAGATTATTGGAATTTTACACTTCCCAAAAAACCTTGGCTCCGCGGCGGCGTCATTGGCGCGGCTCTGTGCGTTGTGCTATTCTTATTTTACCTCTTTGTTTTTGTTCCACTAACTCATTCGGTGTATTCAGATCAAATTGCTTCAACAGGATTCGCACCAGAATGGACAACAAACATACCTCTGTATACCGGACACCTTATTGTTGCTTTTTATATAGAACCGTTGGGTGGTGAATTTGCAAGTTCTGTTTGTCCCAAGGAACCAAATTGTTACAGCTGGTCAGCAGCAGATTTCGTACCGAATTGCGCAACGCCGTGGAAGATGGAAGGACAGAATGGATGCTGTACTGGATTGGCTTATGTGCCGAAAGAGCCATGCGCACAGTATGTGCAGAATGGCACAGGCATTGCCTTGAGCCTGCTTCTTGTCGGGATATATTTTGTTGTCGGCGCAGGTGTTGGGTGGGGGTGGGGAAGAAGAAAAAAATAATTATTTCTTGTCTTTGAGCTCAATCGCCGCCTTCACCAGCCCCAGAAACAGCGGCGCCGGCTTGAGCAGCGTCGATTTGAGCTCAATATGCCCTTGGCAGCCGACAAAATAAGGATGCGCAGACTCCGGCAGCTCAATAAATTCAACCAGTTTTCTATCCGGGCTCATGCCGCAGAGCACCATCCCGTTCTTTGTCAGAATGTCGTGGTATTCCGGATTGACTTCGTACCGGTGGCGGTGGCGCTCGCTATTGGTTGAATCAGCGTATGTTCGGTGCATGACGCTGCCGGGCGTGAGATGTGCCGTGCATGCACCGAGTCGGAGCGTGCCGCCCATGTTTTGGAGATTTTTCTTTTCAGGAAGAATACAAATTACGGGATGCAGCGTGCTCGGGTCAACTTCAGTGGTGTTTGCTTTTTCTAGCCCGCAGACATTGCGGGCGAATTCAACCACGGCTAGCTGCATACCATAACAGATTCCAAGATAAGGAATTTTATTTTCGCGGCAGTAGCGTATTGCTTTTATTTTTCCCTCGACACCCCTACTACCAAATCCGCCGGGCACAATCACGGCATGCGCACCATTCAGCAGCTCTTTGAATTCGTTTTCATTATACTCTTCAGTTTCGCTTGTCTCAACCCATTTGAAATTTATTTTGTAGCCGGTGTGCGCACTGCAGTGGTTCAATGCTTCAGCAATGCTTGCGTAGGAATCTTTCAGCGCCGTGTATTTGCCGCAAATCGCGATGGTGATGTCCTTGCCAAATGGGTCAATATTATTTGCCAGCCGGTTCCATTCCTCATTGTGTGGCTCAATCGTGATGCCGAGTTTCTTGCTGATGATGCCGAGAATTCCTTGTTTTTCAAAAATTGCCGGAATCTTATAAATGTTATCAACATCAATGCCGCTGATGACCGCGCTTGCTTCCACGTCGCAGAACGTGGCAATTTTTTCCTTAATTTTGTCCGTCAA is from Candidatus Woesearchaeota archaeon and encodes:
- the pyrG gene encoding CTP synthase (glutamine hydrolyzing); the encoded protein is MHPQKTPKFIVVTGGVLSGLGKGIATASIGNLLSRQFNIIPVKCDGYLNVDPGTMNPVEHGEVFVLDDGTEVDMDFGHYERFLGVTCKGKWNLTMGKVFEKIRDKERRGDYLGKTVQMIPHVTNLIKEHFFEIANEENAEIVLIEIGGTVGDVENELYIEAARELKKDAGRENVLYVHLTYIPKPSGVDEQKSKPTQQSVNLLREKGIQPDIIIGRCAEFLTDKIKEKIATFCDVEASAVISGIDVDNIYKIPAIFEKQGILGIISKKLGITIEPHNEEWNRLANNIDPFGKDITIAICGKYTALKDSYASIAEALNHCSAHTGYKINFKWVETSETEEYNENEFKELLNGAHAVIVPGGFGSRGVEGKIKAIRYCRENKIPYLGICYGMQLAVVEFARNVCGLEKANTTEVDPSTLHPVICILPEKKNLQNMGGTLRLGACTAHLTPGSVMHRTYADSTNSERHRHRYEVNPEYHDILTKNGMVLCGMSPDRKLVEFIELPESAHPYFVGCQGHIELKSTLLKPAPLFLGLVKAAIELKDKK
- the pyrH gene encoding UMP kinase; translated protein: MQTFIISLGGSLINPGKPDIAFLKKFAKVVLHHKDKKFVIICGGGTVAREYQQTAKKLCPMTQKDLDWIGIAATKLNAELVRGLFSSIAYKRVLDNPTQPPDTDHRIIVAGGWEPGCSTDMDAVYLAQYLDCYRIINMSNVNYVYDKDPHRYKNAKKIRKIEWKDFLKIVGPTWKPGIHAPFDPVASKYAAERKIKVAMIGPSMKELDNLLREKEFNGTLIY
- a CDS encoding protein translocase subunit SecF yields the protein MADEDGQSGQSAVDTASSPFVSKKKMRRDRARLREVKQGKKEPVKVHESSAPDPRPHALDHRPWYQRIYEDQYKKLLWIPLIILILALVQIGVQTATTGDFLHKGVSIKGGVTMTIPATAHDVDTLKNLLATTFPANDIEIKAISSAGKKTGLIIEADVTEEAQVQEFVNRVAQELNLEKDGYSTEIIGSSLGASFFKQTFTALILAFVFMAIVVLLYFRILIPSLAVISVAFADIVVTIAILNILGIKLSTGGIAALLMLVGYSVDSDILLAARVLHREGSVMESIYSAIKTGLTTTATTATAVIVGLLASDSDVLKQIMTIIFIGICVDTVFTWIQNTGLLRWYVERKEKQQQTV